The sequence CGCCCGGGTTTGGCGGGTTCGTCAGGACAGTGCGATAATGGCCGTTTGCGCGACAGCGCAAGCGGCCATTTCCTTTTCCCGCGCGGCTTTCGGCGGATCGAGGCGGCCGCGTCCCTTCCGAGGTTCTCACGATGCGCGTCTTTAATTTCTCCGCCGGTCCCGCGGCGATGCCCGAGGAAGTGCTGCGCCAGGCGGCCGCCGAAATGCTCGACTGGAACGGCAGCGGCATGAGCGTGATGGAAATGAGCCATCGCGGCAAGGAATTCATGTCGATCCACGAGGCGGCGCTTGCCGATCTGCGCGAGCTGCTCGACGTGCCCGCGAACTACCGGATACTGTTCCTGCAGGGCGGAGGGATCGCCGAGAACGCGATCGTGCCGATGAACCTGCTCGGTTCGCGGACGACGGCCGACTTCATCGTCACGGGCTCGTGGTCGCAGAAGTCGTTCAACGAGGCGAAGAAATACTGCGCGCCGCATCTCGCCGCGACGGGCAAGACGGAAGCGGGCTTCACGCGCGTGCCGGCGTTCTCCGAATGGCAAATGTCCGACGATCCGGCGTACGTGCACCTGTGCACGAACGAGACGATCGACGGCGTCGAGACGTTCGACATCCCCGATCTCGGCAACGTGCCGCTCGTCGCCGACGTGTCGTCGCACATCCTGTCGCGTCCGATCGAGATCGAGAAGTACGGCGCGATCTTCGGCGGCGCGCAGAAGAACATCGGGATGGCGGGCGTGACGCTCGTGATCGTCCGCGAGGATCTGCTCGACCGCGCGCTGTCGATCTGCCCGTCGGCGTTCGAGTGGAAGACGGTCGCGCTCAACAATTCGCTGTACAACACGCCGCCCACCTACGCGATCTACATCGCGGGCCTCGTGTTCAAGTGGCTGAAGGCGCAAGGCGGCCTTGCCGAGATCGAGAAGCGCAACATCGAAAAATCGAAGCTGCTGTACGACGCGATCGACGCGGGCAGCTTCTATCTGAACAAGGTCGAGAAGTCGGCGCGTTCGCGGATGAACGTGCCGTTCTTTCTTGCCGACGAATCGCGCAACGAAGACTTCCTTGCCGGCGCAAAAGAGCGCGGGCTGCTGCAGTTGAAGGGCCACAAGTCCGTCGGCGGCATGCGGGCGTCGATCTATAACGCGGTGCCGCTCGCGGGCGTGCAGGCGCTCGTCGAGTACATGAGAGATTTCGAGCGGCGATGCGCGTGACGCGCGCCGCTCCCTAAGCACGCTTGTCAATTCATGGACGACGAACTCAATACCCGCCTGAAGCCTTTGCGCGAGCGCATCGACGCGATCGATGCGCAGCTGATCGCGCTGCTGAACCAGCGCGCGGCGGTCGCGCTCGAGGTCGGCGAGGTCAAGAAGCACTTCAACGCGCCCGTGTTCCGGCCGGAGCGCGAGCAGCAGGTGATCACGCGCTTGCAGGACATGAGCGGCGGGCCGCTCGCGAGCGAGCACATCAGCGCGATCTGGCGCGAGATCATGGCGGCGAGCCGTGCGCTCGAGCAGACGATTCACGTCGCGTTCCTGGGGCCTGTCGGCACGTACAGCGAACAGGCGATGTTCGACTACTTCGGCCATTCGATCGAGGGGCTGCCTTGCCCGTCGATCGACGAAGTGTTCCGCTCGGTCGAGGCGGGCGCCGTGGCATTCGGCGTCGTGCCGGTCGAGAACTCGTCGGAAGGCGCGGTGTCGCGCACGCTCGATCTGCTGCTGCACACGCAGTTGCTGATCGGCGGCGAGCTGTCGCTGCCGATTCATCACAACCTGCTCACGCAGACGGGCACGCTCGACGGCGTGAAGCGTGTCTGCGCGCATGCGCAGGCGCTCGCTCAGTGCCAGCACTGGCTCGCCGCGAACGCGCCGCATCTCGAGCGGCAGGCCGTCTCGAGCAACGCGGAAGCCGCGCGCCTCGCGGCCGACGACGCGACGGTCGCCGCGATCGCGGGCGACCGCGCAGCGACGCACTACCGGCTGCAGATCGCGTATGCGCTGATCCAGGACGATCCGCACAACCGCACGCGCTTCGCCGTGATCGGCAAGGAGCCGGCGGGGCAGAGCGGGCACGACCAGACGTCGCTCATCGTGTCGGTGAAGAACGAGCCGGGCGCGGTGTTCAAGCTGCTCGAGCCGCTCGCGCGGCACGGCGTGTCGATGACGCGCTTCGAATCGCGCCCGGCGCGGGTCGGCACGTGGGAGTATTACTTCTACATCGACATCGAAGGGCATCGCGACGACGACGCCGTCAAGGCCGCGCTCGCGGAGCTCGGCAAGAAGGCGGCATTCCTGAAGATTCTCGGTTCGTATCCGCGCGCGCGGTGAAGCGCATCGCGTTGCGTTGCGCGGGCCGGCGCGGCCTGCTTCGGCCGCATCGGCCGAAGCGGCGCGCGGCGGCAGGTTCACGGCTGAACGGCTTGCCGCAGCGAGGCGGCGCATGGCTCTTCGCGCTTGCGAATGTGCGGCGCGCCGGGCCGGCGGCCGTTCGATATTGACCCTCGCGCGCCCGGGCCTGGCCCGGACGCGCGTTACTTGGCTCTCGTCGTGTCAGGCTTTTCTTTCGACAAACTGGTGATTTTCGGCGTCGGGCTGATCGGCGGCTCGCTCGCGCTCGCGTTGCGCGAAGGCGCGTCGGGCGGCAGGCGCGAGGTGGTCGGCGTCGGCCGCTCGACGGCGTCGATCGAGCGCGCGCTCGCATTGCGCGTGATCGACCGCGCGGCGGCGCTCGACGACGACGCGCAACTGCGCGACGCGCTCGCGGGCGCGGATCTCGTGCTGCTCGCCGCGCCCGTCGCGCAGACGGGCGCGCTTCTTGCGCGGATCGCGCGGTTTCTCGACGCGTCGACGATCGTCACCGACGCGGGCAGCACGAAGTCGGACGTCGTCGCGGCCGCGCGCGCGGCGCTCGGCGCGCGGATCGGCCAGTTCGTGCCGGGCCACCCGATCGCGGGGCGCGAATCGAGCGGCGTCGACGCGGCGCTCGCCGATCTGTACGTCGGCCGCAACGTCGTGCTGTGCGCATTGCCGGAGAACGCGCCGGACGCTCTCGCGCGGGTCGAAGCGATGTGGCGCGCGGCGCGCGCCGACGTGCGCGCGATGAGCGCCGAGCAGCACGACCGCGTGTTCGCGGCGGTGAGCCATCTGCCGCACGTGCTGTCGTTCGCGCTCGTCGAGCAGATTCTCGGCGAATCCGATGCCGAGCTGAAATTCTCGTACGCGGCGGGCGGCTTCCGCGACTTCACGCGCATCGCCGCGTCGAGCCCGGAAATGTGGCGCGACGTGTGTCTCGCGAACCGCGCGGCGCTCCTCGACGAGCTCGACGCCTACACGCGCGTGCTCGCACGGCTGCGCGCGGCGATCGACGCGGGCGACGGCGCCGCGCTCGAAACCGTGTTCGCGCGCTCGCGCGCGGCGCGCTCGGCGTGGCGCGAGCGCGGCGCGAAACCCGCATCCGCTGTCCGTTCAGCTATCCCTGCAACAGGATTTCACATGGAACATCTCGATCTCGGCCCGTTCTCCCATGCGCAAGGCACGGTGCGCCTGCCCGGCTCGAAGAGCATCTCGAATCGCGTGCTGCTGCTCGCGGCGCTCGCGGAGGGCGAGACGACCGTCACGAACCTGCTCGATTCCGACGATACGCGCGTGATGCTCGACGCGTTGACGAAGCTCGGCGTGAAGCTGTCGCGCGACGGCGACACCTGCGTCGTCGGCGGCACGCGCGGCGCGTTCACCGCGAGAACCGCGGATCTCTTCCTCGGCAACGCGGGCACGGCGGTGCGGCCGCTGACGGCGGCGCTCGCGGTGAACGGCGGCGACTACCGGATTCACGGCGTGCCGCGGATGCACGAGCGTCCGATCGGCGATCTCGTCGACGGGCTGCGCCAGATCGGCGCGCGGATCGACTATGAAGGCAGCGAGGGCTTTCCGCCGCTCAGGATTCGGCCCGCGACGATCTCGGTCGACGCGCCGATCCGCGTGCGCGGCGACGTGTCGAGCCAGTTCCTGACCGCGCTCTTGATGACGCTGCCGCTCGTGAAGGCGAAGGACGGCGCAAGCATCGTCGAGATCGAGGGTGAGCTGATCTCGAAGCCGTACGTCGAGATCACGATCAAGCTGATGGCGCGCTTCGGCGTGACGGTCGAGCGCGACGGCTGGCAGCGCTTCACGGTGCCGTCGGGCGTGCGCTACCGGTCGCCCGGCGCGATCATGGTCGAGGGCGACGCATCGTCGGCGTCGTACTTCCTCGCGGCGGGTGCGCTGGGCGGCGGGCCGTTGCGCGTCGAGGGCGTCGGCCGCGCGAGCATCCAGGGCGACGTCGGCTTCGCGAATGCGCTGATGCAGATGGGCGCGAACGTGACGATGGGCGACGACTGGATCGAAGTGCGCGGCATCGGCCACGACCACGGCAGGCTCGCGCCGATCGACATGGATTTCAACCTGATTCCGGACGCCGCGATGACGATCGCGGTCGCCGCGCTCTTCGCCGACGGCGCGAGCACATTGCGCAACATCGGCAGCTGGCGCGTGAAGGAAACCGACCGGATCGCCGCGATGGCGACCGAGCTGCGCAAGGTCGGCGCGACGGTCGAGGAGGGCGCCGACTATCTCGTCGTGACGCCGCCCGCGCAGCTCACGCCGAACGCGGCGATCGACACCTACGACGACCACCGGATGGCGATGTGCTTCTCGCTCGTGAGCCTGGGCGGGGTGCCCGTGCGCATCAACGATCCGAAGTGCGTCGGCAAGACGTTCCCCGACTATTTCGACCGTTTCCTGGCGCTCGCGAAGGCGTGACGCCCGTATTGACCCGATGAAATCGACTCGACCTTTTCACCCGACCCCAGTTATCACGATCGACGGCCCGACGGCATCCGGCAAGGGCACCGTCGCGGCGCTCGTCGCCGCGCACCTCGGTTTTCACCTGCTCGACAGCGGCGCGTTGTACCGGCTCGCGGCGCTCGCGAGCATCCGCTATCAGGTCGAGCCCGACGACGTCGACGCGCTTGCAAAGCTGGTCGACGGCCTCCACATCACGTTCCGCGAGGGTTGCGCGCAGCTCGACGGCGTCGACGTGTCCGACGCGATCCGCGCGGAGGCGGTCGGCAACCGGGCGTCGGCGATCGCCGTCCACGCGCCCGTGCGCGCGGCGCTCGTCGCGCGGCAGCGCGCGTTTCGCAAGACCCCCGGGCTCGTCGCGGACGGCCGAGACATGGGGACCGTGATCTTCCCGGACGCGGTGCTGAAGGTGTTCCTGACGGCAAGCGTTGAGGCGCGCGCCGCGCGCCGGCATAAGCAATTGATGCAAAAAGGTTTTTCTGCTAATATGAATAACTTGCTCCAGGATTTGCGCGAACGCGACGCGCGCGACAGCAATCGCGCCGCCGCGCCGCTCAAGCCTGCGGCAGACGCCAAGCCCCTCGACACGTCGGCCTTGACGATCGAGCAATCGGTCGCACAGGTGCTCGCGTGGTATCGGGAGCTCGGCCAGCCCGCCTGATCGGGGGCGAAAGCGCAGTAGGTGCTTCGCGCGTCGCGCGAAGCGTGTGTTAAACCCTTACCCCGTGTGGATTCGCGGGCGCGTCGCCAGCCGTTGCGGCCGGCGCGGGCGGTAGAGCGAAACCACGCACAAACCGATTTTTATGTCCGACCTGCAAACCTCCAACCCGAATACCGAATCCTTCGCGGCTCTGTTCGAAGAGTCGCTGACCCGCCAAGACATGCGCGCCGGCGAAGTGATCTCCGCCGAAGTCGTGCGTGTCGACCACAACTTCGTGGTCGTCAATGCCGGTCTCAAGTCCGAGGCCTACATTCCGATCGAGGAATTCCTGAACGATCAGGGCGAGGTTGAGGTTCAGGCGGGCGATTTCGTTTCCGTCGCGATCGACGCGCTGGAAAACGGCTACGGCGACACGATCCTGTCGCGCGACAAGGCGAAGCGTCTCGCTTCGTGGCTGTCGCTGGAAAAGGCTCTCGACAACAACGAACTCGTGACCGGCACGATCACGGGCAAGGTCAAGGGCGGCATGACCGTGATGGTCAACGGCATCCGCGCGTTCCTGCCGGGTTCGCTCGTCGACACGCGTCCCGTCAAGGACACGACCCCGTACGAAGGCAAGACGCTCGAGTTCCGCGTGATCAAGCTCGACCGCAAGCGTAACAACGTCGTGCTGTCGCGCCGCGCGGTGATCGAAGCCACGCAAGGCGAAGAGCGCGCGAAGCTGCTCGAGACGCTGAAGGAAGGCGCGATCGTCAACGGCGTGGTCAAGAACATCACCGACTACGGCGCATTCGTCGACCTCGGCGGCATCGACGGCCTGCTGCACATCACCGACATCGCATGGCGCCGCGTGCGTCACCCGAGCGAGGTTCTGTCGGTCGGCCAGGAAGTCACCGCGAAGATCCTCAAGTTCGACCAAGAGAAGAACCGCGTCTCGCTCGGCATCAAGCAGCTCGGCGACGATCCGTGGGAAGGCATCTCGCGCCGCTACCCGTCGGGCACGCGCCTGTTCGGCAAGGTCACGAACATCACCGACTACGGCGCGTTCGTCGAAGTGGAATCGGGCATCGAAGGCCTCGTCCACGTGTCGGAAATGGACTGGACCAACAAGAACGTCGCTCCGTCGAAGGTCGTTCAGCTCGGCGACGAAGTCGAAGTCATGGTCCTCGAGATCGACGAAGACCGTCGTCGTATCAGCCTCGGCATGAAGCAGTGCAAGCCGAATCCGTGGGATGACTTCAGCCGCAACTTCAAGAAGGGCGACAAGATCACGGGCGCGATCAAGTCGATCACCGACTTCGGCGTGTTCATCGGTCTGCCGGGCGGCATCGACGGCCTCGTCCACCTGTCGGACCTGTCGTGGAGCGAAGCTGGCGAAGAAGCGGTTCGCAAGTACAAGAAGGGCGACGAAGTCGAGGCGATCGTGCTCGGCATCGACGTCGAGAAGGAGCGCATCTCGCTCGGCATCAAGCAGCTCGAAGGCGATCCGTTCAGCAACTACGTCGCGATGAACGACAAGGGCTCGATCGTCGACGGCGTCGTGAAGTCGGTCGATGCGAAGGGCGCGGTCATCACGCTCACGCCGGACGTCGAAGGCTACCTGCGTGCGTCGGAAATCTCGCAGGATCGCGTCGAAGACGCACGCAACGTGCTGAAGGAAGGCGACAAGGTCAACGCGATGGTGATCAACATCGATCGCAAGTCGCGCGGCATCAACCTGTCGATCAAGGCGAAGGATTCGGCCGAGCAGCAGGAAGCGATGCGCGGCCTGCAAGCCGATTCGAGCGCCGCTGCGACGGGCACGACCAACCTCGGCGCGCTGCTGAAGGCGAAGCTCGACGGCCAGAACCAGTAAGCCTCGCGAGGTCTGCTGAAGTATGACCAAATCCGAGTTGGTCGCCCAGCTGGCATCGCGATTTCCGCAGCTCGTGTTGAAGGATGCGGATTTCGCGGTGAAAACGATGCTCGATGCGATGTCCGACGCCTTGTCGAAAGGGCATCGCATCGAAATTCGCGGCTTCGGCAGCTTCGGTCTGAACCGCCGTCCGGCGCGCGTCGGACGCAATCCGAAGTCGGGCGAGAAAGTGCAGGTGCCTGAGAAGTACGTGCCGCACTTCAAGCCCGGCAAGGAATTGCGCGAGCGCGTCGACGGCCGTGCCGGCGAGCCGTTGAAGAACGACGAGCCGGAAAGCGGCGAGTGACGGTTCCGCCGCGGTCGATGCCGAACCAGCATGGCTGAAAGAAAGCGCCCCTCGCGGGCGCTTTTTCTTTGGCGCGCCGCGCGCGTTTCGCGAAGCGTGTCAAGCGCCGGCACAAGCGATTCACGAAGCGCGAAACGCTTCCTTTACAATACGGGGCGCCTGAAGCGCTGCGAAGGGGAGTCGCACGCGCTGCCGAACAATCTCAGTCAAAGAGAGGGAGTCATGAAGTTCATCGTCTGGTTGATCCGTGTGCTGGTGTTCGTGCTGCTGCTGGTGCTTGCGCTGGCCAATACGCAAAGCGCCACGCTGAATTTTCTAGCCGGGTACAACTGGCAGGCTCCGCTGATCCTGATCGGCCTCGCGTTCTTCGGCGTCGGGCTGATCGCGGGTTTGTTGTCTGCGCTGCCCGCGATTTTCCGGATGCGGATGGAGAACGGCCGCCTGAAGCGCGACTTGCGCGCTGTGCGCGAGAACCCGGCCGTCGTCGACCAGCCGCCGATGCCGCCCGTCATTTAACGATGCCGACGCCGTGCACGATGCGCGGCCCAGGTTTTTTTCGACACGTCGCATGGATCTCGATTTCTGGTGGCTGCTCGCCATTCCCGTTGCGTTCGCGCTCGGCTGGATGGCGTCGCGCTACGACCTCAACAAGCTGCTGTCCGAGAGCGCGAATCTGCCGCGTTCGTATTTCCGCGGCCTGAACTTCCTGCTGAACGAACAGCCGGATAAAGCCATCGACGCGTTCATCGAAGTCGCGAAGCTCGATCCCGAAACGGTCGAGCTGCACTTCGCGCTTGGCAACCTGTTTCGCCGTCGAGGCGAGACGGACCGCGCGATTCGCGTCCATCAGAACCTGCTGAGCCGCAACGATCTGCCCGTGAACGAGCGCGATCACGCGCTCTTCGAACTCGGGCAGGATTTCCTGAAGGCGGGCCTGCTCGACCGCGCGGAAGAGGCGTTCCACAAGCTCTCCGAAGGCGACTACGCGCTCGACGCGCAGCGCGCGCTCCTCACGATCTATGAGATCGAAAAGGACTGGAACAAGTCGATCGACACCGCGACGCG comes from Burkholderia savannae and encodes:
- the serC gene encoding 3-phosphoserine/phosphohydroxythreonine transaminase yields the protein MRVFNFSAGPAAMPEEVLRQAAAEMLDWNGSGMSVMEMSHRGKEFMSIHEAALADLRELLDVPANYRILFLQGGGIAENAIVPMNLLGSRTTADFIVTGSWSQKSFNEAKKYCAPHLAATGKTEAGFTRVPAFSEWQMSDDPAYVHLCTNETIDGVETFDIPDLGNVPLVADVSSHILSRPIEIEKYGAIFGGAQKNIGMAGVTLVIVREDLLDRALSICPSAFEWKTVALNNSLYNTPPTYAIYIAGLVFKWLKAQGGLAEIEKRNIEKSKLLYDAIDAGSFYLNKVEKSARSRMNVPFFLADESRNEDFLAGAKERGLLQLKGHKSVGGMRASIYNAVPLAGVQALVEYMRDFERRCA
- the pheA gene encoding prephenate dehydratase encodes the protein MDDELNTRLKPLRERIDAIDAQLIALLNQRAAVALEVGEVKKHFNAPVFRPEREQQVITRLQDMSGGPLASEHISAIWREIMAASRALEQTIHVAFLGPVGTYSEQAMFDYFGHSIEGLPCPSIDEVFRSVEAGAVAFGVVPVENSSEGAVSRTLDLLLHTQLLIGGELSLPIHHNLLTQTGTLDGVKRVCAHAQALAQCQHWLAANAPHLERQAVSSNAEAARLAADDATVAAIAGDRAATHYRLQIAYALIQDDPHNRTRFAVIGKEPAGQSGHDQTSLIVSVKNEPGAVFKLLEPLARHGVSMTRFESRPARVGTWEYYFYIDIEGHRDDDAVKAALAELGKKAAFLKILGSYPRAR
- the aroA gene encoding 3-phosphoshikimate 1-carboxyvinyltransferase encodes the protein MEHLDLGPFSHAQGTVRLPGSKSISNRVLLLAALAEGETTVTNLLDSDDTRVMLDALTKLGVKLSRDGDTCVVGGTRGAFTARTADLFLGNAGTAVRPLTAALAVNGGDYRIHGVPRMHERPIGDLVDGLRQIGARIDYEGSEGFPPLRIRPATISVDAPIRVRGDVSSQFLTALLMTLPLVKAKDGASIVEIEGELISKPYVEITIKLMARFGVTVERDGWQRFTVPSGVRYRSPGAIMVEGDASSASYFLAAGALGGGPLRVEGVGRASIQGDVGFANALMQMGANVTMGDDWIEVRGIGHDHGRLAPIDMDFNLIPDAAMTIAVAALFADGASTLRNIGSWRVKETDRIAAMATELRKVGATVEEGADYLVVTPPAQLTPNAAIDTYDDHRMAMCFSLVSLGGVPVRINDPKCVGKTFPDYFDRFLALAKA
- the cmK gene encoding cytidylate kinase CmK codes for the protein MKSTRPFHPTPVITIDGPTASGKGTVAALVAAHLGFHLLDSGALYRLAALASIRYQVEPDDVDALAKLVDGLHITFREGCAQLDGVDVSDAIRAEAVGNRASAIAVHAPVRAALVARQRAFRKTPGLVADGRDMGTVIFPDAVLKVFLTASVEARAARRHKQLMQKGFSANMNNLLQDLRERDARDSNRAAAPLKPAADAKPLDTSALTIEQSVAQVLAWYRELGQPA
- the rpsA gene encoding 30S ribosomal protein S1 is translated as MSDLQTSNPNTESFAALFEESLTRQDMRAGEVISAEVVRVDHNFVVVNAGLKSEAYIPIEEFLNDQGEVEVQAGDFVSVAIDALENGYGDTILSRDKAKRLASWLSLEKALDNNELVTGTITGKVKGGMTVMVNGIRAFLPGSLVDTRPVKDTTPYEGKTLEFRVIKLDRKRNNVVLSRRAVIEATQGEERAKLLETLKEGAIVNGVVKNITDYGAFVDLGGIDGLLHITDIAWRRVRHPSEVLSVGQEVTAKILKFDQEKNRVSLGIKQLGDDPWEGISRRYPSGTRLFGKVTNITDYGAFVEVESGIEGLVHVSEMDWTNKNVAPSKVVQLGDEVEVMVLEIDEDRRRISLGMKQCKPNPWDDFSRNFKKGDKITGAIKSITDFGVFIGLPGGIDGLVHLSDLSWSEAGEEAVRKYKKGDEVEAIVLGIDVEKERISLGIKQLEGDPFSNYVAMNDKGSIVDGVVKSVDAKGAVITLTPDVEGYLRASEISQDRVEDARNVLKEGDKVNAMVINIDRKSRGINLSIKAKDSAEQQEAMRGLQADSSAAATGTTNLGALLKAKLDGQNQ
- a CDS encoding integration host factor subunit beta, whose protein sequence is MTKSELVAQLASRFPQLVLKDADFAVKTMLDAMSDALSKGHRIEIRGFGSFGLNRRPARVGRNPKSGEKVQVPEKYVPHFKPGKELRERVDGRAGEPLKNDEPESGE
- a CDS encoding LapA family protein — its product is MKFIVWLIRVLVFVLLLVLALANTQSATLNFLAGYNWQAPLILIGLAFFGVGLIAGLLSALPAIFRMRMENGRLKRDLRAVRENPAVVDQPPMPPVI